In a genomic window of Halostella litorea:
- the larB gene encoding nickel pincer cofactor biosynthesis protein LarB: MRELLEAVAAGDCTPAQAEAELRGYATGEAGRFDAAREQRSGVPEAVYGEGKTSDEVAELVATAVETTGRGIATRVDGDDVAAVRERLGDERPDASVEYRERSRVLVARDEGFEPPDLDAIVGVVTGGTADAGPAGEAAAIASEMGASVERVDDVGVASIVRVLDQVDALRELDVLVVAAGREGALPTVVAGLVDTPVIGLPVDSGYGHGGDGEAALSGMLQSCTAMTTVNVDAGFVAGAQAGLIARAVDGSTRNGKQ, translated from the coding sequence ATGCGCGAGCTACTGGAGGCCGTCGCGGCCGGCGACTGCACGCCGGCCCAGGCCGAGGCCGAACTGCGGGGGTACGCGACCGGCGAGGCCGGCCGGTTCGACGCGGCGCGCGAGCAGCGCAGCGGCGTCCCGGAGGCCGTCTACGGCGAGGGGAAGACGTCCGACGAGGTCGCCGAACTCGTCGCGACGGCCGTCGAGACGACCGGCCGGGGGATCGCCACCCGCGTCGACGGCGACGACGTGGCGGCGGTCCGCGAGCGACTGGGCGACGAGCGCCCCGACGCGTCCGTGGAGTACCGGGAGCGCTCCCGGGTGCTCGTCGCCCGCGACGAGGGGTTCGAACCGCCGGACCTCGACGCGATCGTCGGGGTCGTCACCGGCGGGACCGCCGATGCGGGGCCGGCGGGCGAGGCCGCCGCCATCGCGTCGGAGATGGGCGCGTCCGTCGAGCGGGTCGACGACGTGGGCGTCGCGAGCATCGTCCGCGTGCTGGACCAGGTGGACGCGCTCCGGGAACTGGACGTGCTCGTCGTCGCGGCCGGCCGCGAGGGGGCGCTGCCGACCGTCGTCGCGGGGCTGGTCGACACGCCCGTGATCGGGCTGCCGGTCGACAGTGGCTACGGCCACGGCGGCGACGGCGAGGCGGCGCTTTCCGGGATGCTCCAGTCGTGTACGGCGATGACGACGGTCAACGTCGACGCCGGCTTCGTCGCCGGCGCGCAGGCCGGTCTCATCGCCCGCGCCGTCGACGGA
- a CDS encoding DUF1931 family protein: MADLIVKAAVKEALDDKNVASDFYEALDEEVDELLADAADRAEANDRKTVQPRDL, translated from the coding sequence ATGGCAGACCTCATTGTCAAAGCAGCCGTCAAGGAAGCGCTCGACGACAAGAACGTTGCCTCGGACTTCTACGAGGCCCTCGACGAGGAGGTCGACGAGCTCCTCGCCGACGCCGCGGACCGCGCCGAGGCCAACGACCGGAAGACGGTGCAGCCGCGCGACCTGTAA
- the rpiA gene encoding ribose-5-phosphate isomerase RpiA, with translation MKQRGGSTAAKRRAGERAAEAVADGMVVGLGTGSTAAHAIRAVGEAVDAGADVRGVPTSFQSRQLAIDAGIPLVGLDEVETVHLAIDGADQFAGGDLVKGGGAAHAREKVVDATAERFVVVADPSKAADALDHPVPVEVLPDARSLAAERVRGFGGEPTLRAAEGKDGPVVTDNGNLVLDCDFGAIDDPGGLAARLSAVPGVVEHGLFVGMADEILVGHGDGVDAKKP, from the coding sequence ATGAAGCAACGCGGCGGATCGACGGCGGCGAAGCGCAGGGCGGGCGAGCGGGCGGCCGAGGCGGTCGCGGACGGGATGGTCGTCGGGCTGGGCACAGGGAGCACGGCGGCCCACGCCATCCGGGCGGTCGGCGAGGCGGTCGACGCGGGGGCGGACGTCCGCGGCGTGCCGACCTCGTTTCAGTCGCGTCAACTCGCCATCGACGCCGGGATCCCGCTGGTCGGGCTGGACGAGGTCGAGACGGTCCACCTCGCCATCGACGGCGCGGACCAGTTCGCCGGCGGCGACCTCGTGAAGGGCGGCGGCGCGGCACACGCCCGCGAGAAGGTCGTCGACGCGACGGCCGAGCGGTTCGTGGTCGTCGCGGACCCCTCGAAGGCGGCCGACGCGCTGGACCATCCGGTCCCGGTGGAGGTGTTGCCGGACGCCCGGTCGCTCGCCGCCGAGAGGGTACGCGGGTTCGGCGGCGAGCCGACGCTCCGGGCGGCCGAGGGGAAGGACGGCCCGGTCGTCACGGACAACGGCAACCTCGTGCTCGACTGCGACTTCGGGGCGATTGACGACCCCGGCGGGCTGGCGGCGCGGCTGTCGGCGGTGCCGGGCGTCGTGGAGCACGGGCTGTTCGTCGGGATGGCGGACGAGATACTCGTCGGTCACGGGGACGGCGTCGACGCCAAAAAACCCTGA
- a CDS encoding ABC transporter ATP-binding protein: MADDPAATAAERDDTAADPAISLSGVRKTYRVGEPVHALDGVDLTLPRGSYTAVMGPSGSGKSTLLNLVGCLDTPTEGTVAVGGTDVTALSEGARTDLRGDEIGFVFQTFNLMPRLTARENVAMPLVFQGVPAAERERRATAILDRVGLGDRGDHRPNELSGGQRQRVALARALVTEPTLVLADEPTGNLDTETGATIMDLLDEIHADGNTLLVVTHERHIAERAERIVHLLDGRVERVERVGDAEVAG, translated from the coding sequence ATGGCAGACGATCCCGCCGCCACGGCCGCCGAGCGCGACGACACGGCGGCCGACCCCGCCATCTCGCTGTCGGGCGTCCGCAAGACGTACCGCGTCGGCGAACCCGTCCACGCGCTGGACGGCGTCGACCTGACGCTCCCCCGCGGCTCCTACACCGCCGTCATGGGGCCGAGCGGGTCGGGCAAGAGCACGCTGCTGAACCTCGTCGGCTGCCTCGACACGCCGACGGAGGGGACCGTCGCCGTCGGCGGCACGGACGTGACGGCGCTGTCCGAGGGGGCCCGGACCGACCTCCGCGGCGACGAGATCGGGTTCGTGTTCCAGACGTTCAACCTCATGCCCCGCCTCACCGCGCGGGAGAACGTCGCCATGCCGCTCGTGTTCCAGGGCGTGCCCGCCGCCGAGCGCGAGCGGCGGGCCACCGCGATACTGGACCGCGTCGGCCTCGGGGACCGCGGCGACCACCGCCCGAACGAGCTGTCGGGCGGCCAGCGCCAGCGCGTCGCGCTCGCCCGCGCGCTGGTGACCGAGCCGACGCTCGTGCTGGCCGACGAGCCGACCGGCAATCTGGACACGGAGACGGGCGCGACGATCATGGACCTGCTCGACGAGATACACGCCGACGGGAACACCCTGCTGGTCGTCACCCACGAGCGCCACATCGCCGAGCGCGCCGAGCGGATCGTCCACCTGCTGGACGGCCGCGTCGAGCGGGTCGAGCGCGTCGGCGACGCCGAGGTGGCCGGATGA